GAATCTGTAATTTGCTCTATTTTTGTCCAAAAATTATCAAGAAATTCTTTATAATCTTGTTTTCCTTGAGCAATCAAGTCAAGTTCTTCTTCAATTTTAGCCGTAAAATTAGTATTAATAATATCTGGTGAAATTTTTAAAAGATTTTCCAAAACTATTCGCCCAAATTCGCTCGGAATTAACGCTTTTGACTCACTTTGAACATATAAGTGATCTTTAAGTTTTTTCACTGAGATTGCAAAAGTTGATGGACGGCCAACTTTGATATCATCTAACTTTTCAATTAAAGTACCATCATTAAATCTTGCCGGTGGTTGGGTTTCATGCCTGGATTCTTTAATAGTTTTCTCAAAATTTGACTCAACTTCAAATTTTGAGTCAACTAAATTATCTAATGATTCAAATTCAGGTTTGAATTTTAATTCAGGAAGTTCAGTTGCCTTGAAGTATCCATCAAATACAAATTCTGAAAATGAATAAGTAAAATTGTGTTTTTTTGAGGATGTTTTAAATAATAGACGGGTAATTTTCCGAACAGGAACTTCCATCATTGCTGCAAGTGTTGTATTATAAACTAATTGGTAAATTTGGAAATCTAGTTGACTTAAAGGATATTTTTCTTTTGCTTGTTCAGGGCTAAGTTCTAAATCTGTTGGTCTAATGGCCTCGTGGGCATCTTGATCACCAGCAAAACCTTTGATTGATTTAGCTATATAATCTTTACCAAAATTTTTTGAAATAAATTCGCGTCCTTTTTGAAGAAAAGTTTCACTAAGACGAGTTGAATCAGTTCTTGGATAGGAAATTAAACCATGATCTCCAAAACCTTCATAAAGTTTTTGTAGTGATAATGAAACAGAAGAAGACGAATACTGCGACATCTTTTTAAAAACAGTCGCTTGTTTTAAAGGTGAAATTTTAGCATCCTTTTTTTGGGAAACCTTAAATTCATCAAGAATTAGAAACGGATTAGCTTTAATTTCATTTGTGATTTCTGCCAGAGATTCTTGGGAAAAAATCCAGTCAGCTTTTTTGGACTCATTTTCAGGATTATAGTAATTAACCTCAAAAGAATTGTGTTTTTCATCTTTTAATAGAATTGAAAGATTAAAATAAACCTCGGGAATAAAAGCTTTAATTTCTTCTTCCCTTTCAACAACTAACTTTAGTCCAATAGATTGGACACGTCCAGCAGCAGGAATTTTAGGTGCATTTTGAATTTTAGTTTTTAACAACGAAGAAAGACGAAAGCCAATAATTCGATCAAGCATTCGTCTAGTTTGCTGGGAATTTACCAAATTTTGATTGATACGATCCGGATTTTCAAGAGCAGAAATAATTGCTGGTTTTGTAATTTCGTTATATTTTATCCGTTCATATTTATCACCGACATCTAGATATTCAACAAGTGAAGCACCAATTGCCTCACCCTCGCGATCAGCATCGGTTGCTATAATGACTGTTTTAGCTTTTTTTGCTAATTTTTTTAATTCAGTTACAGTTTTTCTCTTAGTTTTATCAATTACATAAGAAGGTGTTCAGGTTTTTAAATTAATTCCAAGCCCAAATTCACCGGTTTTAGCCAAATTTGTAATGTGACCAACACAAGATGTTACTGTATAAGATGAATCTAGATAAGATGAAATCGTATTGATTTTATTTGGAGATTCAACAATTATTAGCTTTTCCACGATTTAAGGACAATTTTAACTTTTTAATTCTTTTCTTTTAATTTCTTTAAGACGTGCAGATTTTCCAGAACGTTCCTTCATATAATATAATTTTGCGCGACGAACTTTGTTTGAACGGACAACTTCAATTTTGTCAACAAGTGGAGAATGAAGTAAAAATGTTCTCTCAACACCAACGCCGTGGGAAATTTTACGAACCACAAAGCTTGAAGATAGCCCATTTTTCTTAAATTTAATTACTAAACCTTCAAAAATTTGAATTCTACTTTTATTACCTTCTTGAATTTTAACGTGAACACGAACGTTATCGCCTGGCTGAAAAGTTTGGAAATCACGTATTTGGGTTGCTTCAACAATTTCCATTAATCTTGTTTGCATGTCTTACTCCTTAAAAATTTTTTTGTTGATTTATAAATTATAATAAAAAAAATTTATTTAACTATTTTTTTTCTTTAAATTTTATATACTTCTCTCATAAATCAGGGCGTTTTTTTTGGGTATTAATTTCTCTTTGCTTTTGACGCCAGGATTCAATTTCTTTATGATTGCCTGAAATTAAAACTTCAGGAACTAATAACCCACGAAAATTTGCTGGTCGAGAATATTGAGGATAATCTAATAAAAAATTATTAAAAGTTTCATTATCTAAAGAATTTGGGTTTATTACGTTTGGCTGTAAACGCGAAATTGCATCAATTATTGCCATTGCAGCTATTTCGCCCCCAGTTAAAACAAAATCACCTAAAGACAATTCAAAATCGATGAAATTATCAATAATTCTTTGATCAAAACCTTCATAATGACCACATAAAAGAGTTATTTCTGGCTCTTTTGCTAATTTTTTTGCAATATTTTGGTCAAATTTTTTACCTTGAGGGCTCAGAGCTATTTTTATGCCTCCAACCTTTTCAAGAGCATCAACAACTGGCTGAATTTGCAAAAGTAAACCAGGGCCACCGCCATAAACATAATCATCTACTTTTTGATGCTTATTTTGACTAAAATCGCGAAAATTAATAATATTAACTGATATATCTCCTCTTTGAATTGCCTTTCCAATGATTGATTCAGAAGTAAAGGTTTCAAAATAGCGGGGAAACAATGTTAAAACATTAATTTTCATCTTTTAAGTTTTGAAAGAACTTTATGCTGAATGTTTTTGTTCTAAAAAAGTTTCAAAAATACCTTTTTTAGAAAAAATAGTTCGCACAGTGTTTGTTGTTTGAGCGCCTATATGCAATCAACGATATGTTTTTTCTAAATTAACCCTAGCAACTTTTTTCTGAGGATCATAAAATCCAAGTGATTCAATAAAACGACCATCACGAGGTGCACGCACATCTGCGACAACTATTTTATAAATTGGACTAAATTTAGAGCCCATTCTTTGAAGACGAATTTTTACCATTTTAGTTCCTTTACTAGCTTTTTTGGGTTATTTTCATTAAGCAATTAAATAATTATATCATAAAATAATAAAAAAACAAATTTTTAAATAATTTTTGAGCGTGAAAAATCTAAAAAGATTAGCAAACACAGTTAATTTTATTGTTTCTTGAAATATATTAAATATTTAGTTAAAATATTCTCTAAGAAAAGTGGTTCTAATTTTTTTTAACAGTTGATTGTTGCGTTATAGCGATAAATTTTGTTTTTTTATGGTTATTTACTAAAACAAAGGAACTTTTTTCGAAGCTTTTCATCATAGGATTGATGTGGCTAGTTTTGCAAAAATCTTTGTTGATAAAATTATTTAAATCTAAATTGTTTCATAAATTTCCAAATTAGAATTGAATAAAGATATTTTACCATAAAATCTAAATTTTTTAAATTTAAACATAAAAATTTTAACTTAAAAAGTAAAATTACAAAATTTTTAAACTGCTTTTTAGTTAAAATACTGGCAAAAATCATAAAAAAAACTACTATTTAAACTCAATGCAAATAGAAAACTCGTTTTTATTTGCGTCGAGCCTAAAAAAACATATGAAGTTTTGAAAGAACAAAAACCAAAAGCCATAAATTTGTAGATTTCTAAACGGTTAAATTTAAGGCATTCCATCATATTTAAAAATATAATGGATAATTCGCACTGTCTGATTTTATTAGACAAAAAACATAACTAAGTCCCCCTTAATTCTAAAATCCAAATTTATTAATTATTCTTAGTTAGATTTATTATAACATAATTTTATTTTAGACCAAGCATTTTTTTTTTTTTTTGCAGAAGGTTAATTTTAGAATAATAAAATTAAGATTTTAGCGTCAAAAAACGTGATTTAGCGGTATTTTTGCGTATTTATATTCGCTAAAAAGTGAATTTTTGGCATCAAACTGTAAAACTCAGGAGTTTTGTTAATTATTCTTTTGTGGTTAAATATTAACAAAAGGTCTACTATAATTTCAAGGCGGTAAATTCTTTATTAAATAAAATTTAGTCACCCAATGAAATTAAAAATTCGGAAAAATATTGCAAAAATTTCAAATTGTGCTATAATTATTTTGCATTTTTAAATTAACAGCATTAAATATTGTTAAAAAAAATTCAAAATTTGTCAAGATTTGTGAGTATCCTGCTGTTGGTGAAAACATTAGATTTTGAATTCATTTAATAAATATTTAGTTTTCTCTTTTTAGTCTAAAAATGCAAATTAAATTAGTAAAAGGAGAAAAAATGTCACGCTATACAGGCCCAATTTTTAAAAAATCACGTCGTGTTGGCTTTTCTATTCTTGAAACTGGAAAAGAATTTGCAAAAGGTAAACAACGAAAATACGCACCAGGGCAACATGGTCAAAGACGTTCAAAACTTTCTGACTACGGTGTTCACCTTCGTGAAAAACAAAAAGTCCGTTTTATGTACGGTTTATCAGAAAAACAGTTTAGAAATACATATAAAAAAGCAACTAAAAAAACTGGTATTGCCGGAACTTTATTCTTACAGGCGCTCGAATCTCGACTTGATAATTCCGTATATCGCGCAGGATTTGCCGAAACTCGTCGTCAAGCTCGTCAATTAGTTAGCCACGGTCATTTTTTGGTTAATGGAAAAAAAGTTAATATTCCATCATATCAATTAAGACAAGGTGATACATTTGAATTAACTAAGTTAAAAAATGAAAAAATCCGTAAAAACGAGCAAATTTTAACAGCATTGGAAACAAAAACAGCCGCACCTTGGCTTGAAGTCGATAAACAAAATTTCAAAGTTGTTTTTTCTCGTCGTCCGGAACGTTCTGAGTTAAATCAGGAAATTAAAGAATCACTAATTGTTGAGTTCTACAGTAAATAATCTAATATTCTATATAATTGAAAAATCCAAACCTTGATTAGTTTGGATTTTTTTTGTTAAAAATGGTATAATTTAACAAAAAATAAGGGGGAAAAATGCCAAAAAAATTTGCTATATCTTCTGATCATGCTGGTTTTGAGAGAAAAAAAGAAATAATTCAATATCTTGAATCCTTAGGTCATCAAGTTACCGACCTAGGGCCATATAATGATGAGTCAAGTTCTTATGCAATTTATGGGAAAAAATTAGCTAATTTTTTACTTGAAAATGAAAATCAGATCGGAATTGGAATTTGTGGAACAGGTCTTGGTATGTCTTATGCGCTAAATCGTTTTAAAGGAATTCGTGCCGCAAGAGTAACAAATGAAAATGATGCTTTTTTGGCCAAATTACATAATAATGCAAATGCTCTAGCTCTTTCAGGTAGATTTAATTCCCTTGAAGAATCTAAAAAAATTATTGATAAATTTTTAGAAGCCCACTACGAAGCTGGCCGGCACCAATCTCGAATTGACGAATTGGACAAATAAAATGCCTGAATTGCCAGAAGTTGTAACCGTTGTAAATGCCTTAAAAAACGAGATTATCGGTAAAAAAATAGTCAATGTTTTGGCTAAAGATGAAAGTTTTGTAAAAGAAATTTCATTTGTTGAATTTCAAAAAATATTGAAAAATTCAACTATAATTGATGTTCAAAATAGGGCTAAACATATTTTATTTTTCTTAGATAACCAAAAAGTTTTACTCTCACATTTACGAATGAACGGGAAATATTTTACTTATAAGTACCCAAAATGAAATAAATTTGACTATATTTCCTTTATTTTTTCAGATAATTCAGTTTTAAATTATAATGATAGTCGAAAATTCGGGACTTTTGTTATTAGAGATCGTTTTAATTTATTCAAAACTAAACCCTTAGTCGATTTAGGACCCGAACCTTTTTATATAAATGTTGAGGATTTTTACCAAAAAGTCAAAAAATCAGCTCGCTCAATCAAATCGATTTTACTTGATCAGAAAATAATGAGCGGGCTAGGAAATATTTATGCTGATGAGGTTTGTTTTGCGGCTAAAATTTCTCCAGACAAAATTGCTAACCAAATAACCTTAGAACAAGCAAAAATAATCGTTGAAAAGAGCAAAGAAATTCTGCAAAAATCAATCGAATTAGGCGGCTCAAGTATAAATTCATATACTTCTTTGAATGCTAAAGAAGGTAAATTTCAAAATTTTTTGAAAGTGCACACTAAAAAAAATTTACCTTGTACCAAGTGCAATGAAAAAATTATAAAAGTTGTTGTTGGTGGCAGAGGAACTTATTTTTGTCCAAATTGCCAAATTGAATAAAAAAACCTATAAATTCATAGGTTTTTTTATTCAATTTTACTTTTTATTAGCTCTCAAAATTCCCGAGTTTCCCAGTTTTAAGACAAAAATTCACTTTTTAGTGAATATAAATATGAAGAAACACCCGTAAATCGGTGTTTTTTTAATGTAAAACCTTAATTTTATAAGTAGCATTTGGTAGCATTTTAAGTAATTTTATGGTATAATTATAAATTATGAAAAAACAAAAATTAACTAAGTTGGTTTAGTATCGATGTTGCAAAAATTAAGACAAAGGGTTGAATTTAACACTTTAGATCAGCAAATTATATTTAAAAAACACGATGGTGTCCCTAGCGATCCAAACATTTGAAATAGATATGATTTTTACTTTGATATCTTAATAAATCACTAATAAAATTGTAACCAACTTTTACCAAAAAACTTAAAAAAGTCCCTAAAACCGGATACTTTTTTAAAATTACCTTATGAAACTGGGAAACTCGGGAAGTGCAATGAAAAAATTATAAAAGTTGTTGTTGGTGGCAGAGGAACTTATTTTTGTCCAAATTGCCAAATTGAATAAAAAAACCTATAAATTCATAGGTTTTTTTATTCAATTTTACTTTTTATTAGCTCTCAAAATTCTTCTTCAGAGATTCTTTTAACACCTAATTTAATTGCTTTTTCTATTTTTGATCCGGTCGATTCGCCCGTTACCAAATAAGCCGTTTGTTTTGTTATTGATGTGTGAAAATATGCACCTGTTTGTTCGATAATTTTAACAAATTCGTGTCTTGGTTTGGATAATTTGCCTGAAATTGCAAACGATGTTCAACCAATTGAAGACGGTGAAACAGTTGGGTTTTTAAAATCAAAATTCACATTTTCAAGACAGTCAAGTAGTTTTTGATTTTCTTGATTATTAAAATAATCAGTCAGTGAACTAATTATAACAGGACCAAAATCATTTTGATTTTTTAGTATTTCAAAATCTAATTTTCTTAATTCAGGAATATTTTTGGCATATCTTGCAAGAATTTTAGCGGCTTTTATTCCAACATTTTTTATTCCTAAACCAAAAATTAACCTATGAAAATCGATGTTTTTTGCTTTTTCAACTTCATTAAGCAATTTAATTACTGACTTAATTTGTAAAGATGGAGCGCGTTTATTTTCTGAATTTAATTGACTTGGTTTAAATTCAGAATAAATTTTTTCAAGGTTGTTTTTAAGGTCAAAAATATCACAAATATTAGAAATAATTTTTTTATCTAATAGTGTTTGAATTCTTTTTTCTGCTAAAGTTTCAATATTTAAAGCAGCTTTTGATGAAAAGTGAACAATTTTTTGGAGAATTATGCCAGGACAGTTTTTGTTTTGACAAAATTGATCAATTCCTGATTCGCTAAAAATTAGTTCAGACTGACATTTGGGACAGTTTTTTGCAATTGAAAAGTTAGTTTTTTCATGTTTTTCAACACTTCCGATAATTTGCGGGATAATTTCGCCCGCTTTTTTAACAAAAACATCAGACATTAAGTTTAATTTTAAATTTTCAATATAAGAATAATTAGGCAAAACTGCCGAGGAAATAAGACTACCACCAAGATTTACGGGTTCAATTTTGGCATTATATGTGACTTTTCCCGTTCTGCCAATTGTGGGAAAAATTTCTAGTAGTTTAGTTTTTGCAACGTCATCTTCAAATTTAAAGGCAATAATACTGTGAGGAAATTTTGACGTAAAACCTAACTGATCATAAAGGAAAAACTCATTAATTTTGATAACAACGCCGTCAATATTGTAATTTAGTTGGTCTCTTTTTTGCTTAATTTGAGCAATAAAGTCAAAAACTTCGTTTAAATTATTGCATTTTTTTTGAAAATCATTAGTTTTAAAACCTAATTTTTTTAAAAAAGTGATTGCCTCTGACTGTCTAAATATTTTATGTTTTTCTGGTTCTACAAGTGTGTAAAAAAATCCGCTTAAAAATGAAAAATCATCGCTATTTGAATCTTTTTGGTTCTTTTTATATCGTCTAAGAATTCCGCTTGCGGCATTTCGAGGATTTTTAAAGACATTTGTCTCAGTTTGTAAACTTTCAAAGGCAAAATTATCTATGTAAATTTCCCCTCTTATTTCAAGGTCATCAAAATAATCTATTGACTTAGGGATGAATTCATCTTTAATTTTAAGGACATTAACTAAAACATCCTCGCCAAAAACGCCATCGCCACGAGTCAGTGCTTGAATAAGTTGGCCGTTTTTATAAATTAGTGAAAGTGAAATTCCATCAATTTTTGGCTCGACAAAAAAAGTTACATTTTCTAAAATTACCATTGCTTTTTGGGCTCATTTTTCAAGTTCAGATTTTGTATGAGCCTTATTGAGCGATAACATCGGAACTGAGTGTTTAATTTTGGCAAATTTTGATGTAATTTTGCTGCCAACTTGTTGGCTTGGCGATGAATTAAGTTCGTCTAAAGTAAAAAGATAGTAATATTTTTGCTCCAAATTTATTAATTCTCTCAGCTTTTTGTCATAAATTAAATCATCAACAAGCGGATTTTGCAGTTGATAATAATGATGATTTCAAATTTCAATTTGCTTTCTTAGCTCAAGAATTTCATTGCGAATTTTAGAATTATTTTCCATGATTAAATTTTTTGATTAGTGTAGAGTCATCAAAATGGAAGGCGCGAAATTGGAATAATATTCATTTCCATTAAAACTGTTAAAGTAATAAGGGCAATAAAAATAAGGGCAAAAAGATAATCAAGCTTGTTAAAAACTAGGCGGCGATAACGGCTTCTTTTTGCATAAACATCATAACCGCGGACATCCATAGCATTAGAAAGATCTTCAGCCCGTGAAAAAGCAAGTACAAAAAGTGGGATTACTAAAGTTATTAATGATTTGACTTTATCCTTAATTTTTCCGTGTTTAAAATCAACCCCACGTGAAGACTGGGCCTTCATAATTCGGGTCGCCTCAAGTAACAAAGTCGGAATAAAACGAATTGCGATTGAAATAATCATTGCAATTATATGGGTCGGAATAAATAAAAGTTTTAAGGGTAAAATTAAATCTTCAATTGCACGGGTTAGTAAAAATGGTTTTGTTGAATAAGTTAAAATTGTAGTTGAAATTATCATTCCATAAATTCGAACCGCTAAAACTAGAGAGCGAATTATGCTAACAGTTCCAATTGAAAATTTTATACTTCCAAATAAAACGGTCGGCTCGACTAAATATCAAGAAATAAAATGCGTTGTTTCTTCAGGATTTAGGCCTAAAACTTTATATTTAGGCGGTTCATTATCAGATGAAATGCCTAAAATTGTATTAATATTTTGGTGATCAATAATAAAACCGTAAATTATTAACATAATTATGAAAATGATTATTGGCATTTTCATTAAAGTAAAAATTTGCTTAACTCTTTTTGTTGTTATATAGAAAAAAACAAGTGAAAGTAAAAGCAGAATTGAAATTGTCGCTAAATGGGTAGTAACAAAAAAAAGCACTGCAAAAAGAATGTTAAAAGCTATTTTTAGTCGGGGGTCCATTTTATGAATTATTGTGTTTCTTGGGACATATTTAGCAACACTAATTTGCATTTTTTTCCTTTTTTATTAATAGATTAATTTGACTAATGAGTTCGTCAATTGACTTTACTTTTGAGATTGGATATCCTATTTTTACTAATTTTTCACGGAAATTTAGCAAATTTGTAGGTAACATTTCATTTTCAATAAGAAATTGATTATTATCTAAAATAGGATAAGTTTCACCATCGTATATAATTTTACCATCTTTAAAAAAAATACAACGTTTTGTTCACTCTAAAACACTGTCAAGATCATGAGTTGCTAAAATGATTGTTTTGCCTTTTTTATGAAGAGTGTCCAATATTTCAAGCATTTTTACTGAACCTTGAGGGTCAAGACCTGCCGTTGGTTCGTCAAAAAAAATTATATCCGGATCCATTGCTAAAATTCCGGCAATTGCAACTCTTCGTTTTTGGCCACCTGAAAGTTCAAAAGGTGATTTGTCTAAAAAAGTCTCATCAAGGCCGACTAGTTTTATCATTTCAGCTGCTTTTTTCTTGGCTTCTTCTTTGTTTACTCCCATTGAAACGGCACCAAAAATAATATCTTTTTCAATAGTTTGCTCAAAAAGTTGGTATTCAGCAAATTGAAAGACCACTCCAACTCGACGGCGAATTTGGTTTATAAATTTAAACTTTGATTTTAAAAATCTCGGTCTTTCAACAACTAATTTTTTTTCAGTTTTGGACTCTTGATCAAAATAAAAATACTCAACTTGACCTTTATCAGGGAGCAAAAGAGCGTTCATATGTTGGATAAAAGTCGTTTTTCCTGAGCCAGTTTGACCTATTATTGCGATAAATTCACCTTGATTAATTTCAACAGAGACATTGTCAAGCGCTTTTATTTCAATTGGTAATTTTTGGTCGTAAATTTTTACGATATTTTTTGCTTTAATTTTCATAATTGTTCCAGCAATTCATTTTCATCATAGGTCGGACTAATAAAATCAAGGTTTTTGGAAATTTTATAAATAAAAGGCGAGTCAATTTTGGCTTTTTCAATTATTTCATCATTATTTAAAATTAATTTTGGATCACCTTTTGCAATAATTTGGCCTTTTGCAAAGACAACAACTTCATCGGCCAAAATCGCTTCGTTCATATTGTGCGTTATTGAAATCAAAGTTTTACTTTTATCTTTACGGAGGTCATCTAAAATTTTAACAACATCGCTTTTTCCTTTTGGATCAAGCATTGAAGTTATTTCGTCAAAAATTATTATTTGTGGATTTAGGGCTAAAACTGAAGCAATAGCAACTCTTTGCTTTTGACCGCCAGATAAAAATTGTGGCTCGCGCTCGAGATAAGATTGCATTTGTACTTTTTGTGCCAATTCTGCAATAATTTTAGGCATTTTTTTTGGATCTTCGTTAATATTTTCCAAACTAAAGGCAATATCGTCCTCAACTGTTGCCCCAACAAATTGATTATCTGGGTTTTGAAAAATAATACCGATTTTCTTTCTAATTTTAGGTAGACTTTCTTTATTTAATAAAATTGAATCAACTTCAACTGTACCTTTTTGCGGTTTAGCGATTCCGGAAATAATTTTAGAAAATGTCGACTTTCCTGATCCATTGTGGCCTAAAATTGCATAATATTTGCCTTTTTCAAAAGTTACACTAACATCTTTGAGCGCTAATTGGTTCATATCGTTAGTGTAACTAAAGGAAATATTTGTAACTTTTATCATTTTTTTATTTTATTCCTTTTTGTTTGGATCAAAAATTGCAACAAAAGGTCAATTTCGATATTTTTCCTGATAATCAAGTCCATAACCAACAAGAAAAGCATCGGGAACTTCAAAGCCAAAATAATCAGGCTCAATATCAGTTTTTCTTTTTTCTCTTTTATAAAATAAAGTAATTATTTTTAGTGATTTTGGTTTTTTTAATTTTAAATGTTCACTAATTTTTGTCAAGGTTATCCCTGAATCAAAAATATCATCAATTAAAATAACATCTTTATTTTCAATTTTTAGGTCAATATCAGTAATAACTTTCAATTCGCCACCTGATTGTGTGCCACCAAAATAGGATTTAGCAATTATGCAATCCACCATTGAATCAACTTCGATTTGCTGAATTAAATCAGTAAGAAAAATTAATGAACCTTTAAGAACCGCAACAAAAACAATTTCTTGCGAATTTTTATAGTTTAAATTTATTCACTTTGCAATCTCATCAATTCTAGTTTTAATTTGTTTATTGTCAAACAAAATTTTTACAATATGTTTGTTAATCATTTTAACCCGTCTTTTTAAAATATTTTAATCTAAAATTTTACACTATTTTTAGAAAAATTTTCATATTTATTTGCTTTTAACTTCGGCTTTTCATCGTTTTTTAGCCTTAAAACCATTGTGAATTCTCCTTTGGTAGAATTTTGAAGTTCAGCTAAAACTTTTAAAGGAGAACCAATAAAATATTTTTGATGAATTTTTGTCATTTCCTTAACAAGAAAAATTTCAACTTTGTCGCCATAAAATTCATTAATTACTTCAAGAATATAAATTAATTTATATGGTGAAACGTAAAAAATATAACTATAATTTAGTATAAAATGCTCAATTTGTTTAATTATTTGCTGCTTTTTTGAATTAAAAAAACCCATAAAAACTAACGGTAAATCAAAACCAGAAAGAACAAAAGCGCCAACAAAAGCACATGCACCAGGTAAAAAATCAACTTCAACATCGTTTTCATGTGCTCATTTTATCAAAATTTGACCCGGGTCACTAATTGAAGGTGTGCCTGCATCTGACATTAGAATAATGTTTTGGTTAGTTAAAAATATGTCAGACATTTTGGCGATAGTTGATTTTTCATTAAATTTGTGATAGGAAATTAACTTTTTATCTTTAATTTCCAAAAAATTTAATATTTTTTTGGAAGTTCGGGTATCCTCACACAAAATTAAATCAGCTGATTTTATTGCTTGAATTGCTCGCAAAGTTATATCTTGTAAATTTCCAATTGGAGTTGCGATAACTGTGATTTTTGCCATAATTTTAAGTTAAAATGTTATTTAGACGAACTAAAAAGCCCGATTTTTGAATATTAAAGTTTGCATTTGTCTCAAGTGATGAGAGAAATTTTTTGAACGTCTGATTAATCCTTACCATTTTTTCAGAATCCAAATCGAAAAAATTCCCTTTTTTAGCATCTTTTTTGTTAAGACTAGAATTGCTTAAAAAAAATTGCTTAAAATGAGCGGTTATTATCTGAAGAAAAATAAATGAGTTTTCTTTTGTTAAAACTTGATTTAAAAATAGTAAAAAATCAAATTTTGTTTTAGCTAAATTATTTAGTAATGATTTTAATTTATCTAAATCCAAATCACTAATAGCCTTAATAGCTAAAGTTGCTTGATCAAAATTGGTGAAAATATTTGCATATATAGCATTATAAGGCGATTTTTTTCATGTATCTAACTTTTTTTTCAGTTCATTTTTTCTATTTAAATCATTGAAAAAAAATATTTGACAACGTGAAACAATAGTCGGAATAATTAAGTCTGAAGAAAAAGAAGTTAGTAAAAAATATGTATTCAAAGGAGGATCTTCTAAAATTTTTAGAAATGAATTTAGTACAGAAATATGGGCATTTTCGATGTTTTTTATTAGGAAAATTTTTGAATTATCGCCATAAAGGGAGGAAAAATACAGCTTGTTTACCTCTTCTAAAAATTCTGTTTTTGAAAGGCGATTATCTCCAAAATCATGTTGAAAAATTTGCGGTTTTTGACTAAATATTTCTAAAAAATC
The DNA window shown above is from Mesomycoplasma ovipneumoniae and carries:
- a CDS encoding energy-coupling factor transporter ATPase; this encodes MIKVTNISFSYTNDMNQLALKDVSVTFEKGKYYAILGHNGSGKSTFSKIISGIAKPQKGTVEVDSILLNKESLPKIRKKIGIIFQNPDNQFVGATVEDDIAFSLENINEDPKKMPKIIAELAQKVQMQSYLEREPQFLSGGQKQRVAIASVLALNPQIIIFDEITSMLDPKGKSDVVKILDDLRKDKSKTLISITHNMNEAILADEVVVFAKGQIIAKGDPKLILNNDEIIEKAKIDSPFIYKISKNLDFISPTYDENELLEQLWKLKQKIS
- the rsmI gene encoding 16S rRNA (cytidine(1402)-2'-O)-methyltransferase — its product is MAKITVIATPIGNLQDITLRAIQAIKSADLILCEDTRTSKKILNFLEIKDKKLISYHKFNEKSTIAKMSDIFLTNQNIILMSDAGTPSISDPGQILIKWAHENDVEVDFLPGACAFVGAFVLSGFDLPLVFMGFFNSKKQQIIKQIEHFILNYSYIFYVSPYKLIYILEVINEFYGDKVEIFLVKEMTKIHQKYFIGSPLKVLAELQNSTKGEFTMVLRLKNDEKPKLKANKYENFSKNSVKF
- a CDS encoding energy-coupling factor transporter transmembrane component T family protein; this encodes MQISVAKYVPRNTIIHKMDPRLKIAFNILFAVLFFVTTHLATISILLLLSLVFFYITTKRVKQIFTLMKMPIIIFIIMLIIYGFIIDHQNINTILGISSDNEPPKYKVLGLNPEETTHFISWYLVEPTVLFGSIKFSIGTVSIIRSLVLAVRIYGMIISTTILTYSTKPFLLTRAIEDLILPLKLLFIPTHIIAMIISIAIRFIPTLLLEATRIMKAQSSRGVDFKHGKIKDKVKSLITLVIPLFVLAFSRAEDLSNAMDVRGYDVYAKRSRYRRLVFNKLDYLFALIFIALITLTVLMEMNIIPISRLPFWWLYTNQKI
- a CDS encoding ATP-binding cassette domain-containing protein, translated to MKIKAKNIVKIYDQKLPIEIKALDNVSVEINQGEFIAIIGQTGSGKTTFIQHMNALLLPDKGQVEYFYFDQESKTEKKLVVERPRFLKSKFKFINQIRRRVGVVFQFAEYQLFEQTIEKDIIFGAVSMGVNKEEAKKKAAEMIKLVGLDETFLDKSPFELSGGQKRRVAIAGILAMDPDIIFFDEPTAGLDPQGSVKMLEILDTLHKKGKTIILATHDLDSVLEWTKRCIFFKDGKIIYDGETYPILDNNQFLIENEMLPTNLLNFREKLVKIGYPISKVKSIDELISQINLLIKKEKNAN
- the ligA gene encoding NAD-dependent DNA ligase LigA, with the protein product MENNSKIRNEILELRKQIEIWNHHYYQLQNPLVDDLIYDKKLRELINLEQKYYYLFTLDELNSSPSQQVGSKITSKFAKIKHSVPMLSLNKAHTKSELEKWAQKAMVILENVTFFVEPKIDGISLSLIYKNGQLIQALTRGDGVFGEDVLVNVLKIKDEFIPKSIDYFDDLEIRGEIYIDNFAFESLQTETNVFKNPRNAASGILRRYKKNQKDSNSDDFSFLSGFFYTLVEPEKHKIFRQSEAITFLKKLGFKTNDFQKKCNNLNEVFDFIAQIKQKRDQLNYNIDGVVIKINEFFLYDQLGFTSKFPHSIIAFKFEDDVAKTKLLEIFPTIGRTGKVTYNAKIEPVNLGGSLISSAVLPNYSYIENLKLNLMSDVFVKKAGEIIPQIIGSVEKHEKTNFSIAKNCPKCQSELIFSESGIDQFCQNKNCPGIILQKIVHFSSKAALNIETLAEKRIQTLLDKKIISNICDIFDLKNNLEKIYSEFKPSQLNSENKRAPSLQIKSVIKLLNEVEKAKNIDFHRLIFGLGIKNVGIKAAKILARYAKNIPELRKLDFEILKNQNDFGPVIISSLTDYFNNQENQKLLDCLENVNFDFKNPTVSPSSIGWTSFAISGKLSKPRHEFVKIIEQTGAYFHTSITKQTAYLVTGESTGSKIEKAIKLGVKRISEEEFWELIKSKIE
- the hpt gene encoding hypoxanthine phosphoribosyltransferase, with the translated sequence MINKHIVKILFDNKQIKTRIDEIAKWINLNYKNSQEIVFVAVLKGSLIFLTDLIQQIEVDSMVDCIIAKSYFGGTQSGGELKVITDIDLKIENKDVILIDDIFDSGITLTKISEHLKLKKPKSLKIITLFYKREKRKTDIEPDYFGFEVPDAFLVGYGLDYQEKYRNWPFVAIFDPNKKE